The DNA segment CGCCGGCGCTCACCGCCGATCGCTCACACGGCCCGCATCCGCAACGCCGCGAGCGCAGGAGCCCACGCGTCGGGCGCGCGCGACACGCCCAGGAGCGGGTCCAGCGGCAGCAGCCAGCCGGCGTTGCCGTCGGGCGCGACGGCCAGGGCCGACGCCACCAGCCGGGCGGCACCGGGCGAGTCGCCCTCGGCCACGAGCCGCACCGCACGCGCCATCGCAACGTCCACGTCGGCCGCCGCGGCGGCCGGCACCTCGTACCGCTCGCCTCGCTCGATCAGCATCACCCCGGCCTGCGCCATGGCATGCCCCGGCACGCGCGCAACCGCCTCGGCGAACGCCGACCGCGCACGCGGGTGGTCGCCCTGCCGCAGGTGGACGGCGCCCACGGCGTACCACGCGTTCGCGCAGCACTCACGCGAGTACAGATGCCCGCGCGCCTCCTCCGCGAGCTCCCGCTCCAGCCACCCCAGGGCCCGCTCGTCGTCTCCGCGCGCCAGGCACAGCAGCCCCTCGAGCCAGTAGAGCGCCACCGCCGAGAAGCGTGACGCGCCGGCGATCGAGGCCGCCGCCAGGCCGGCCTCGATCTCGCGGCCGGCCTCCGCGAAGAGGTGCCGGGCGACGTAGACCGTGGCCGCGAGGCCGTGCGCGAGCGCCAGGCCCGGCATCAGCGCCAGCGTGCGCCGCGCCGCGCGGAGCCGGCGCTCGCCCCAACTGCCGGCCGAGAGCCGCAGCGTGTGGCGCCAGTTGTCGGGCTCGAGCCGCACGCTCCGCTCGAGCGCCACCAGGGCCTCGGCCCGCTCGCTGGTGCGCTCGAGGACGAACCCGAGCGTGGCCCAGGCTTCGCCGTAGTCGGGATCGAGACGGCACGCCTCGCGCGCGTGGCCGGCCGCGTGCCCGAGCGCGTCCCGATCGGGCGAGGCCTCCGCACGCGTGGTCTCGAACTGGAGCACGCAGACGTTCGCCAGCGCCACGCGCAGCGTCGCATCGTCGGGGTGCGACGCCAGCGCCCGTTCGAGCGCCGAGCGGGCGGACGGCAGCTTGTGGCGGTCGAGCGATTCGATGGCGGCGCGGCCTTCGACGAGAGCCCGCCACGGCGCGACGAGCTCCCGGAGCACGGCATCGGACGCGCGCGTGGTCACGCGCGTGACCGGCGCGACGAACCGGTACCCGCGGCGCGGGACGGTCTCGATGTAGCGGTGCGGCTGGGTCGCGTCGAGCAGGCGCCGGAGCTGCGAGATGGCCTGCTCGAGGTTGTTGTCGCCGACGATCACGTCCGGCCAGGCCGCTTGGATGAGCGGATCCTTGCCGAGCGTCTCGCCGGCGCGGCTGACGAGGGCGTGGAGCAGGATGAACGGCCGCGGCGCGATCGGCACGTCCGCGCCGTCGCGCGTCAGGCGCTTCGCGCGTGGGTCGAGCAGGAACGGACCGAACCCGAACCCGCCGGCAGCCGGCACGGCGGCATTCTACGGCACCCGGCGCGTGCTACTTCACCGCCATCGGAATGGCGGTGCCGTTGGGCCGCCTCCAGATCGTGCGGAATTCCCGATCGTAGGTCCACACCGCGATGCCGGCGTGGTGCTCCGAGAGGACGGCGATCGCGGCGTCGGCCCAGTCGGGCTCGTGGTCGCCGTACTTCGCGAGCCAGTCCAGCACCTCCGCCCACGTGATCTCGTCGCTGAGCGTCTCGACGGAAACCACGCCGAACTCCGCGAGGAAGGCCTGCAGCCGCCGGCGCTGGGCCGGGTGCGCGAGGTGAAAAGAGGCCTCGACGAGCACGGCCTCGGAGGTGCAGAGCCCGCCCCGGCTCAGCCGTTCGAGGTGGGTTGTCGCGCGTGCATGCCAGGAGTCGCGCGGATCGCAGAGCGCGACGAGCGGCGTCGTGTCGATGAGGGTCATCCGCGGCGCTTGCCGCGCCCCCGATCGAGGGTGCGCGCGATGGCCTCGCGAGCCTGCCGCCGGTCGTGCACGTCGTACTCCCTCGCCGGCAGCCCGGGCGGATCCGGATGACGTGCGAGGAGCCGCGCCAACCTGCCACGCACGTCGTCGGCCACCGGCGGGCCGGTCAGCTCCTCGTACCGAAGGTCGATCGCGTCACGAACGAGGTCCGACAACGCGATGCCGCGGGTGCGGAGCCGGGCGGCCTTGCGCAGCCGGCCCTGATCCAGACGGACGTTCACCAGCCGGGAACCCATGGTGTAAAGATAGCACATATTTACGCCGCCCAGACACGGCCGCCTCCGCGCGCGGCATCGAAGCCGGATACGTCACCGGCGGGCCCTGCCCCGATGGCAGGACCCGCCGGCGTGTGGTGAGGCGGTCACGACGCCTTCGGCAGCGTCGCGTCGTTCTTGGGCGGCGCGGGCGGCACGGGCGGCACGGGCGGCGCGTCGTTCTTGGGCGGCGTGGGCGGCGCTGGCGGCGCTGCTGTCGTGTCCGTCGCCACCGGGTCGCCCTGGCTTCTGGTCTTCGGGGTGACCCGGCGGCTGCGCTTCCACGCCGCCAGCCGCACGGGATCGTGCTCCAGGACGTTGACGACGAGGACGTCGAGCGTGCGGACGGCGTCGAGGGCGTGCGTCATGGCGTTCCTGATCCCCTCCTGCGCCGTGGCGCGGCCGTCTTTGTCCTTGCGCCGGCCGTCGATCGCCCGCTGGAGACGATCGATCAGCACCGGCAGCTCGGTGAAGACGTTCACGGCCACGCCCAGGTGCTGGAGCAGCTCCTGCACCTGTTCCGCCTTCTTGACGAACTGCCGCGCCGCCGCCACGAGGGCGTCGTCGGCCTGGCGCACCGGCAGGGCGAACGCCAGGTCCGCGTCGGGCGACGTCTTCTTCGCCAGGCGCGCGGTCCGCGCGATGGTCTTCAGGCGGCTGACGATGGCGTCGCGCAGCTCCGCCCTCGTCTTCTTGTCTGCCGCCTCGGCGATGGCCGTGCCGGTGGTGATGGCATCGACCTCGCCCACCGCGGCGGTCAGCGCCGCGAACGCCTTGCCGGCCGGCGATGCGTCCGGGAACCACGCGCGGTGCATCACGCCGAAATCCCGGACCTTCAGGAACATCTCGTATCGTTGCTTCACGTTGCGAGTCATGGTGTTGCCTCCTTGGGCGCCATGGTCGCGCCGCTCGCGCCGGAAGTCCTGAAGGTTTCCCTGAATTACTCTGAAATCGCGTCCGCGGCGGCAGCTCACCGCGGATCGCTCGCCGCTCACCGTCGATCGTTCGGTGCTCACCGCCCTGCGCTGGCGGCTGACGGCGGCGTGCGCGCCTTCAACCCGTGGATCTTTCGTCGTGAACCGTGCGGATCTGCCGCTGAACCACGCGGCGGGCAACCGGAACCGTGCCAACGCGGCGGCGACGCGCGCGTCATCGGGGAGTGAACGCCGGTTGGTGGCGGCACGATGCCGTGGATCGGCCCCACATCGAGGGCCGCGGCTCGCGTCGGCTCGAAGCCGGCGCGGACGAGCTCAACCTCGAGCCGCCCGACGGCCAACGCCGCCGCCGCACCCAGCCGGCCGATCGGACACCAACGCCACCAGCGCGATGCGCGGATCCAGCCGGATCGGCTCGGGCCGCGCGCAGAGGCAGGAGCAGCCCAACCGGGAGGTGCTGTCCGTTCTGGCTGACGTGCCGCTTCAACTGTTCGTCGAAGAGCAGCCGCACGGCTCAGGCGGCCGGAACGCCTATTGTCTGATTCGACATATCAATCGAACCTGATGATCCCGCGCGACACGCATCCGCGGACGTTGGATTGCTCTCGCTCGAACATCGTGGCCCGTGTGCTAGCATACTGCTAGCAGCGAGGTCTCCATGCCGACAATCACGGTTCGCAATGTGCCCCTGAAGGTCGTGCAGTCGCTGAAAGCGCTCGCCAAGCGACACAACCGTTCCATGGAGCAGGAAGTGCGTGAGCTCCTCGAAGGCTACGTCGTCGAACGCCGCGCGGTGCTCGACCAGATCGAGGCAGGCTGGCAGGCGCAGACGCAACGGCCAACGGCGGCGGAGGTCGATAGGTGGATGGCCGTCGGCCGGCCGTGAAGGCCGTCATCGACACCAACGTCATTGCCTATCTGCTTCTCGGCACGGAGGCCTTCGTCGACGAGGCCCGCCTGTGTTTCGAGCACGTGGCGACGCCGCTCGCGCCCGCGCATTGGGAGGCCGAGCTCACGAACGTCCTGTGGATGGCGACACGCGCTGGGGTCCTGGCCCCGGGCGACGCCCCGGCGCGCCTTGGGCTCGCACGTCGGCTCGGCATCGAGTCGGTGGCCACGGCCACCCTCCTCCAAGGCGCTCTGCTGCGATCGATTGACTCTGGGGTGACCGTGTACGACACGCTCTTCGTCGAGCTCGCCGCCCGCACTGCCAGCCCACTCGTCACGTTCGACAAGACCGTGCTGAAGGCATTTCCGGAGCTCGCGTGTCGCCCTCGCGGACTGCGGCTTCGTTGATTGTCGATTGACGAGGCGCTGGCAAGGCACGACGCGTGCGCGGACGGAGCGCACCACGCCACGGCGTCGCGAGTGCCGCGACCGGAAATGGCCACGTGGGGTCGTTCGGCGGCAGGCACGCGTGTGACGAGCGAGCCGCTCGATGGCGGCACGATGCCGTCATCACGTAATGAGCACGGCTCAGAGTGCGTTTCGAAACTCCCGCGGCGGGGGTGGCGCCGGACGGGGCCGCCCTGCGTGGCGCGCAGGCGACGCCCGTGATCACGCGCCTCGTGCCGAGATCGGCGCGTCCTTCGAGACGGCCGTCAGGGCCCTTCTGCGCACGCCTCCGCCTCCGCCGGGCCATCCGGCCACCAGGAAGCAGAAGCCAGCCCGGAAGGCTAGGAGACCGTCAAGAAGGGCGGCTACATCAAAGGGTTAGGTGAAGTGCCAGGGAGTCGAACCCCGCGCGTGTTGCATCGGCCATCAGCGGACCGCCTGTCGCGCCCCGTCATACCGGCCAGTCATGATGAGACTGGTGGTGGACGTGCGAAGCGGTTAGGATTGCCGGTCCAGAGCAAGGCCCCGACTCTGTGCGTTGGCAGCGCACCGATCGGGAAGCAGGCCGTCAGTGATACCGAAGCAGGGGCGAGGACTACGCACTTTCAGGGTCGCGAACGATAAGCCGTTGGGCACGGCCTACCCCACGAGGGGTGGGAGGCCGCGTATGGCGAACGCTCGCGCCGGGGAACGACGGCGACGGAGACACAAGGTGAACGTGAAGCGTCCCACGAAGGTACTCACGCTCCGCATCCACGGCCCACGGCCTGGGCGGATCGGCGTATCTGAATTGATCGACATCGCAAAGCACGCACAGACCGCCATCAACCGTCAGGCGGCAGCGATTGAGGGCGAGACACAGACACTTCGGCCAGGGCCGCCGACCGGCAAGGTGAAAGTCGAGTGTGAACTCGAACTCGTGTCACTCGGCAAGGGGTCTACGGTGTTGGGCTTCGATTTGGCGCAGCCGCAACGTCAACTACCGGACGTGATGAGCATCAGCCGCGATGCCATCTCGAAGGTTGGCGAGGCCATCGAGAATGCTGCAGCCGGGCGAATCGGAGACACCGACGCAGGGGTGCTCGATAGCATCCGGAACCTCGGCCATGTCCTGAACGGCAAGGTGACATCAGTCGAGTGGGTTCCGGCGATGCGTCGTCGCTCGCGATCGACGTCACGGCCCAAGCAACGCGCGCTGCTCACGAAAGACGTTCGGGATCGCATCGAGGCTCGGCTCGAGCCACCACGGGCCGCGCACGTCAGCAAGGACGGCGTCCTAGAGATGGCTGACTTCAAGACCGACGATTACCGCTGCCGACTACGGCTCGCGCTCGAACCGGCTATCATCTGCACGTTCGCGCCGGAATTGGCGAAGAAGGTGCAGGACAATCTCCGTCGCCCTGTCAGGCTAGAGGGGAACGCGACGATCAACGCCTACTCAAAACGAATTGAGACCCTAGACATCGTGGATGTCCATCCGATTGATCCGTTGACGATGGACGCTGGTAGCTTCTTCGCACACCCAACGTTCGAGCAATTGGCGCAGCAACAGGGCATCGAGCCGCTACGTGACGCCAGCGTGTTGGCTGGTGCCCTTCCAGATGACTTCGATGTTGACGCGATGGTCGAGGGTATCTATCGTCAACGCCACTAGGATGGCCGATGCCGGACGAGTCAGTGCTCCTCGACACGGACGTCTTTTCCTATCTGCTCAAAGGGAAGGGCGACAACGCCGACCGATATCGCAAACACGTCCACAACAAACGAGCCGCGGTGTCGTTCATCACGGTCGGAGAGTTGTTCTCCGGTCTCTACGAAGCTGGCGCGAATCCAGAGCGGTTCGAGGCCGTGCAGGCCAAGCTTCAGACAGTGGTCATAGTCCCGTACAACATTGACATCTGCCGCGCCTATGGGCGACTCGTCTTGGAAAAGACGGCTACTCGCAGCGACCGGACTATGGGTGTCAATGACCGATGGATCGCGGCCTGCGCCATCCACCACGGCCTGACTCTCATCACGAACAACGCGAAGCATTACGAGTCGACCTGACGCTCGATGCCGATCTGCTCGACCGCGTAGACGGTCTCGTCGCCCGGCAGCGCTTCCGGAATCGAAGCCAGGCGATCGAAACCGCGCTGGCGGAGAAGCTGGCGCGTCTGGTACGAACGCGACTGGCCGAGGAGTGCGCGAAGCTCGATCCGGACGCAGAACAACGGCTGGCTGACGAAGGTCTGCTCGAGATCGTCGGCTGATCCTTCGGAGCGTGTTTCAAGACTCGGCGAGCGCGGGTCCTGTCGCCGGACAGCCCCACGTGGTGCGCGGCACGACGCGCGTGATCACGGGCGTCGCCTGCGCGCCACGCAGGGCGCCCCGTCCGGCGCTACCCCCGCCGCGGGAGTCTTGAAACGCACGCTCAGCGAGATCGACCTCGCATACCCCCACGGCTCGTCGGGCTCGAGAAGAACAAGGAATCCTTGCCGCTACTCCAGGCGTGCGCCCTTCTTCGACCGCACGTAGCTTCGCCTGGTCGACACCGTGACGTCACGCCGATTGACCCTGACCGACAGCGAGTGCACCTTGCCATCGGCGGCCGCCGAGCCGTGAAAGCCGAGAAGGTAGAGGACGGACGGGACCACCACAGCTTCCCGGCGGCGATGTAGGACCCGGCCGGATGCGAGCACCGCGAGGGCGGCAGTCCGAAGCCGGAGCGGAAGGAGCGCGAGGCCGGGCCCTGATTTCCCCGCCGCGCCTCTGGAAGCGAGGCCCGGCGGCCCGAAGGCCGCCGGGCTACAGGTGCTCAGCGTTTACGCGCAGCCGCTCGTCGTGCCGCAGTTCGGGCACTTGTAGCAGGCGCCCGACCGCACCATGATCGACCCGCACGTGGAGCACGGCGGTGCGTCCTCCTGGTTCTGGATCGCCGCGAACTTCGAGGCCGTCTTCGCGGCTGACGCCGCGTCGGCGAGGCCGGCTGGCGCGCCGCTCTTCGGGGCGGAGGCCGCCGCCGCGACGTCGAGCACGAGCTGTTCGGGCGTCGTGACCTCGTCGCGGTTGTTCACGCCCGCGCGGTACTGCGCCTCGGGCGACAGGAACTTCGCCGCGAGCCACCGGAAGATGTAGTCGACGATCGACTTCGCGAACCGGATGTCCGGGTTCTTCGTCATGCCGGCCGGCTCGAACCGCACGTGGCTGAACTTGTCCACCAGATCCTGCAGCGGCACGCCGTACTGCAGCGCGTAGCTGATGGCCTGCGCGAACGCGTCCGCGAAGCCCGAGATCGTCGACCCCTCCTTCGCCATCGTCAGGAACAGCTCGCCCGGCTGGCCGTCCTCGTAGAGGCCCACCGTGATGTAGCCCTCGTGGCCCGCGATGTCGAACTTGTGCGTGATCGAGCGCCGCTCGTCGGGCAGCTTGCGGCGCCGCGGCCCGGCGGCCTCGACGGCCAACGCCTTCTCCTTGTCCTTCGACGTGTTGAGCGGCTGCGTGCGCTTGCTGCCGTCGCGGTAGATCGACACGGCCTTGGCGCCGATCCGCCAGGCGTCGATGTAGGCCTGCTCGATCTCGCCCACGGTCGCGGCCTTCGGCACGTTGACCGTCTTCGAGATCGCGCCCGAGATGAACGGCTGCACGGCGCCCATCATCTTGATGTGGCCCATGTAGTGGATCGAGCGGACGCCGCGCGCCGGCTTG comes from the Acidobacteriota bacterium genome and includes:
- a CDS encoding winged helix-turn-helix domain-containing protein, with the translated sequence MPAAGGFGFGPFLLDPRAKRLTRDGADVPIAPRPFILLHALVSRAGETLGKDPLIQAAWPDVIVGDNNLEQAISQLRRLLDATQPHRYIETVPRRGYRFVAPVTRVTTRASDAVLRELVAPWRALVEGRAAIESLDRHKLPSARSALERALASHPDDATLRVALANVCVLQFETTRAEASPDRDALGHAAGHAREACRLDPDYGEAWATLGFVLERTSERAEALVALERSVRLEPDNWRHTLRLSAGSWGERRLRAARRTLALMPGLALAHGLAATVYVARHLFAEAGREIEAGLAAASIAGASRFSAVALYWLEGLLCLARGDDERALGWLERELAEEARGHLYSRECCANAWYAVGAVHLRQGDHPRARSAFAEAVARVPGHAMAQAGVMLIERGERYEVPAAAAADVDVAMARAVRLVAEGDSPGAARLVASALAVAPDGNAGWLLPLDPLLGVSRAPDAWAPALAALRMRAV
- a CDS encoding type II toxin-antitoxin system VapC family toxin, producing the protein MTLIDTTPLVALCDPRDSWHARATTHLERLSRGGLCTSEAVLVEASFHLAHPAQRRRLQAFLAEFGVVSVETLSDEITWAEVLDWLAKYGDHEPDWADAAIAVLSEHHAGIAVWTYDREFRTIWRRPNGTAIPMAVK
- a CDS encoding type II toxin-antitoxin system VapC family toxin, giving the protein MDGRRPAVKAVIDTNVIAYLLLGTEAFVDEARLCFEHVATPLAPAHWEAELTNVLWMATRAGVLAPGDAPARLGLARRLGIESVATATLLQGALLRSIDSGVTVYDTLFVELAARTASPLVTFDKTVLKAFPELACRPRGLRLR
- a CDS encoding PIN domain-containing protein; protein product: MPDESVLLDTDVFSYLLKGKGDNADRYRKHVHNKRAAVSFITVGELFSGLYEAGANPERFEAVQAKLQTVVIVPYNIDICRAYGRLVLEKTATRSDRTMGVNDRWIAACAIHHGLTLITNNAKHYEST
- a CDS encoding ribbon-helix-helix protein, CopG family — translated: MDRGLRHPPRPDSHHEQREALRVDLTLDADLLDRVDGLVARQRFRNRSQAIETALAEKLARLVRTRLAEECAKLDPDAEQRLADEGLLEIVG